caaagtttcactggacgtttttgcatttggcgtcattcgaaggaatgacgatatatcaggaATAGggtaaatgcaagcactgctgcagtggacgagcagttacagcgctcaactacaatctaggatgTACTTGGTTCggttcgcagaatcactgagcactttttttttttcaagaggttgcccggcctgacattatgcgtggtggcgggtactaattttttgagaagtaggctttcgcacttgcttctttcactcccttttgttccaaaagcgctgtactgtgctccttcaaaaattaaacaattcagggttcataattttctcctccatcctctcttatcgcaaaagtgtccagcaCTGAAATACGAATAACATACCTGGTATAccacttttcacgtgtttggatattcgaccagcaatcagtcttcacggtgttttgaagaaaatctacacatgcagtgagctaactgctttcAGCCAAGCAGACTctctttgtagggacacgctttcgtgctaatttggtgggcatcatcacatgcagcaagaccaaagagcacggacagttagagctgacgcaaacagagtgattagtttgtgtcttctctcccgctatttgtgaTGCTGTatgcttcagtgtaatgtcgctgtcaatggttaaaatgaactatagcagttaatcgagttctgctgagagggtcccctattgtcctgaatgaaacagaacaatggcaatttgatttgtgtgataaagagttaccctgcttttggttactagaatgaATTTCTAAatgctgaagtttattttttattaacaacagttccagtgcagatgaaaggtgcacggacaaaattcgtgtattcagcttgactaggtttgtgaccttaattgtaattgtgaaccggtatcacagtatgcataaatatcacacacatatacaaccacgggtgatagcttgcttattctgattaaaattgaaaggttgaaatcgacatattcaaccaacgcaatgtgtacgagatatgccatgtagagtagctatgctgtaaactaatcttcgcaggttcgttccattttatccaatttcttgcccatgactgtaggttggtaaatgaaagaACTTtttgaacacacatattctgtgtaaggttacatttatttttatgcagtacaaaacaaattgaatagtataatggctcaaaagagaaataactagaaacaaattcagccaaatcattaccaaacttactcaccaatgataaacggattctcatttaaaagatacatacatacatacatacattcatacatacatacatacatacatacatacatacctacatacatacatacatacatacatacatacatacatacatacatacatacatacatacatacatacatacatacatacatacatacatacatacatatacgcacacacacatatacatatgtacacccatacatacatacatacactcaggggTAAATATTAatatgaatggctataaaacaacaattctaatacactcattttgaatatactacagaaagtaacttacgagagaaatacaccggcactgttatgtctgaacacggtgtttctcgaaccatctcgcaaaagcttgatgcatagttttccgctgctgcccagtgataagcagtttttataaaaaacacaagaataaagcccttgacaatgtcatgctaaagaaacgggctgtgcatcaatattttgtacatgtctgcaatatcactctgtttagttacatagcttggctcattcacaacccactaacaaagcatgttagggcacttgggctgaaagttggcaccgcgcgagtaaattctagacaatacatgaataatacaattataagctactaagctccttggtgcaaacagtgtttatattgacagctataggtgccatttcgtttccccaaatcACTTCtcaaagtagaatcaactttatttagctaaaagtttctattctgccgcgtcgtggtggctcaacggtggaagtgactctttcggccaagaaaacaaagaccaattatttttccagttcgtgaattcaccccatgctaacattgaggcagctggtaagagtgcttttggagagaggaaaccaccacattcctaccagttgtggccttgggtagctacttcactcggacaaaaatgatgaaaaacactcctcaagaagacttcaaagtttgcacatcaacacagttcccatacagctgtctattagtctgcttgaaaaatattgagtttactggtgggcaaagactgtacactatgtgaggtgatgctccagtgcactgcatgtatgtcttgctgctggtctcaactgcgatgttgctcagcacatatgtgtaaaataacaactaatactatgccactgcaaagtaattatgtgtcatttgcatgaaacagggaccacaataaaagaacataacaacatttgccttcacaaagttcgaaaaatgtaaataaatttccacagttttcacagttcatctgaggatagtaatattggttgtaaacacattcttacttccactaacaaactattttaaaatgccagattcaatattagagtataccagcacttttgtattgctaaacaattgtacaggcacctagaaaacacaagtgaatgcatgctaaagctacatataaaaataaatacttttatttctagtctgagtacagctgcatagatgataagtcacttgcattacattatgaacaaacctatccgagcaaagtatacatttaaaaagttacacttacacagtagataagtagactgttgaaggacggacagacagtgggataatacccaatcactaaaatctactgttaagatatactaggagtagtgatgatcctcttcctttcaaataaaataatccacatagattcacttcccagagcttatacactcctggcatcattggtgctatacaaatgagtgtacactgaaggattacatcgaccaagtacatgattactgcatccatggctttacttcttgtactacaaagaatgcaaacacagttaccattggtgACCATGGATgttgtgatttctggcatgtaaatgtagaagcacgcaggcacttaacacacattttaaaaacttcagctcaataatatttgcccactaacactacagcagcctttaaattagtgtcatagtttggtatcttccatgcaaaatttaaataatttcgaatgcaagcaaaggaactgctgaataatgcactgctaagaagttaagcagcagctgctcctgacatcacaatgtgcactttctgctgttgtaaactttgagcaggagaactgtcactggcagtccctttatacttgttggtcttctgtgctctgttcttgatacactgtacatgaccgtggagcaccgaaccccttgttactgctggaacatagaaaaatacagatcattgttacaaccatgctacatccAAGAGTGTagagttgtcaattatgtgctcatatttacagatattgtattttcagaagcccatgacaagcctcaacacacacacacacaaacagtgaaggctgaaaatatatttaatatgatacaagagcgaaaccacaatgttatagatgaaggcatgaaacttctgacaggcataaaaagccaatagagtttcttttatttcgactttacactaggtgcgagaagtagaccacaaataagttcactaagaaacacaagttagactgcattacaacacaacagccaatgttgataactttaaggctgtctaacatagccagctcaccataccgcatataggagctaatgggcagtctagaagacacaaagaacttgtggattatcagtgtgcttgttactgacatctattattctaaatgaggaaaacctttcaaaaatgcacttcatcaggggaaataatcatacgtaACAAACACAACgagctcctacaggtgccaccaacactcaccattattgttgataccagtgtcttgccggatggatatgctgtgtcctgcacagaacaccaaaggagcgctccatgacttggattgcatgtgtgctagctgcatcgctctgctgctaaaataggctagccacagacagagaaatgagaagccatggcttcgAAACACACTGAaggtcacctttagagatcaacaatgcatactcaggtcaggtacaatttgtagaaaaatatatatcactatgcaatcgtggtgaacatgttcggctgaaacacaagcaacaccactgagagagaaaaagctacattaggtaaaagatgcagttactggccctatgtcatttgaggcttcttcaataggtctttctccttgcaagttgtgaacagccaggcaattttcacccacttgccatttccttccagagcacttgatctacagagggagtcacaagctccagagctcaataaggaatcaaagtatttgtgctcctTTCAAAGCAcgagcttttgagtctcagattattggagtttcattcataagctgcaggctttcagctttcaacattctcaattatcttgcaatttagttctataaatgttgaataagaattatgtgtaagaatattacaggtatccactgaaagcaaccatgcttgggttttcaatttgtgcacagtaagtggtgttcacgtaatcgtatgtattaaaaaaaataaccttgcagccagccgttaggacgttttgtgccctcgaagctcccaagcagattgcagttcttccagatgaggctgccatgcatgcttccacgccacatccgctgaatgataacagtcctagcagtgacataggcttgcacagttagggagaacgtgtccttcctatttttctacaggtgctccaagtaatgatgaggattgatgtgccagaatgtgcaaccgatgcatcaaaggaccttaacaaaccaatctctgcgatctgtggagagccaaaaacgagatatttaaaaacaatcattaaaagcactcacttctaatacttatttgaggaagctatcactttgttaaagtgaccaaaatctgctataatcactttgaaataaactgaagcctcatttaaaatttacgtaccgcaatatatatgtcctactgaagttagtactaccacagtggtaatcatctatagaactaattttccaaaataacataaatttttaagtgcaacctggctcctgaaaaataaattcacattaactttccaactatcaaacgtggtcaatcgacaggcccaacctcataatcaaacaagagctcacttgtatcaaatcacaaaaaaacttttgatgtatttgctccataatatatgtatgtatataacagtagtagtaaatttttcatgcttcaacttaccatagagaaacattgcatctgatgggcttaaaaacttgcacacgttatagaactgcgtgaattatagtaccggtgaaatttagttctgcaaggtgaactcaccgatggcagcatttagtagccgtcggtgtcataaggaaccaagtacggccaacaggcaaagggcatctgcagactggaagctgccaatgacagcaatgaagggctggccaggtgtgcacgtccattgataaagtgtaagaactggccatgaccggctgttgtcaaggctctagtgccgtgcaaaacgatggccagacgaactcggaaacctgttgttgggcgatattggcctacaacttcatccaaagcaaggcaccggcgaaatctttgctttttgggggggctggagggaaccttgacgttcacgggctctcgctgccacatagaactctcaatttgttaccgaagaacagtctaggcgcgcttccacagtaacacgatccacaactgaaagtagcatctcgcagttttggttgatcacatcacagcgctaggactatggttatcacaaaaaggagaagtgacgactcaacaaacaaaagcgccaggCTGCCCCACCccgacttcgcagggcaaaacagttatcaacgctgtctttcaattttcggtcacacgagcacagcttgttcacaagtcttggaacgtcaacacagcaccactgttcacaacgaacatcgtttcactcccgaacagtacattgctctcaagtaaatagaagcgtacgggctaactagtggcgaagcaagagccgagcgcgtagttcatacgtttccgtacgtacttggggtcactcaagtagcGTGTCAAAACACTGTCAATccaaaatgtcgcacagcaccaaactgagagactggaaagtcaagcgaacgaactgttaccggcacacaaacgcacattgcaggcttctcgagtgccgtcgatacatcgacgccgatccccgcttgataaccacaccaacgcacaggcttcgctgcgcttcaccgtacaccattgcactgccacagctttccgcactgcttacacgtaccgaaagagctgctgtaatcacaacacatccggtcaaacgctgaagtaactcgtgcgagaagcgtttgctgaaagtcgcaccgacctatatgctgtttacgacgccatgttgttttcgacaactgcgcagcacataagatgataagagagctcttagaaagtacttgcactattttcacggcgtgacaaaattttctcttatgtgcgaggggggtgatatgacgaacaggacaggcgtgccagatgaaagaagtgttttggcaacgtcacggagtgagctgatgtagagggtattgcttcacaaccaatcacaagctgtgcctgtcggccaagccgtcgtctgctggcgtttgtcgtctgcttcgatcagagcatgcgacaggggatttgccttcgcaacgctattattctcaggtcaagtggtcgctacgtcgaacaaaatacatgtcagtggctcgctctacctttgaatgatattcgtgcgccaagtt
The sequence above is drawn from the Rhipicephalus microplus isolate Deutch F79 chromosome 3, USDA_Rmic, whole genome shotgun sequence genome and encodes:
- the LOC142804213 gene encoding uncharacterized protein LOC142804213 translates to MWRGSMHGSLIWKNCNLLGSFEGTKRPNGWLQGHSISIRQDTGINNNAVTRGSVLHGHVQCIKNRAQKTNKYKGTASDSSPAQSLQQQKVHIVMSGAAAA